The DNA region GGGAAGTGAAGTGCCTAGAAAAGGTTATGTAGCAAAAAGAGAAGTTTCACCAGATCCTATATACAACGATACAGTAGTTACAAAGCTTATTAACAACGTTATGCTTGATGGAAAAAAAGGAGTTGCTCAAAGAATTGTATATGGAGCTTTTGATTATGTAGCAGAAAAGACTGGTGAAGATCCACTAGAAGTATTTTATAAAGCTTTAAATAATGTAATGCCTGTATTAGAGGTAAAAGCTAGACGTATTGGTGGTGCCACATACCAAGTTCCAGTAGAAGTAAGATCAGAAAGAAGGGAAACCTTAGGTTTGCGTTGGCTTGTTCAATACTCAAGGCAAAGAGGAGAAAAGACCATGATTGAAAGATTAGCTAAAGAAATAATGGATGCAGCCAATAATACAGGTGCAAGTGTCAAGAAACGAGAAGATACTCATAAGATGGCAGAGGCAAATAAGGCATTCGCTCACTATAGATGGTAGATTAGGGATGGTTATGCTATAGAGCTAGTGTAAGGGGGGACATAGAAACAGGAAGGAGGAAATACAGTGTCCAGAAAAATTCCACTAGAGAGAACACGAAATATAGGAATAATGGCTCATATAGATGCAGGAAAAACAACTACTACTGAGAGGATATTGTTTTATACTGGTAAAATCCACAAAGTAGGGGAAACCCATGAAGGTGCTGCCCAAATGGATTGGATGGAACAGGAACAAGAGAGAGGTATAACGATAACTTCTGCTGCTACTACTTGCTTCTGGAAAGATCATAGAATTAATATAATTGATACACCAGGGCACGTGGATTTTACGGTAGAAGTTGAGAGATCTCTTAGAGTACTAGATGGAGCAATAGCAGTATTCTGTGCAAAAGGAGGAGTAGAACCCCAATCAGAAACAGTTTGGAGGCAGGCGGACAAATACCATG from Tepidimicrobium xylanilyticum includes:
- the rpsG gene encoding 30S ribosomal protein S7; this encodes MPRKGYVAKREVSPDPIYNDTVVTKLINNVMLDGKKGVAQRIVYGAFDYVAEKTGEDPLEVFYKALNNVMPVLEVKARRIGGATYQVPVEVRSERRETLGLRWLVQYSRQRGEKTMIERLAKEIMDAANNTGASVKKREDTHKMAEANKAFAHYRW